A stretch of the Vigna radiata var. radiata cultivar VC1973A chromosome 9, Vradiata_ver6, whole genome shotgun sequence genome encodes the following:
- the LOC106774103 gene encoding auxin transporter-like protein 4 gives MLSQKQAEEAIVTNLNETEHEVGSTREEEREQDHSMFSLKSILWHGGSVWDAWFSCASNQVAQVLLTLPYSFSQLGMLSGILFQVFYGIIGSWTAYLISVLYVEYRTRKEKENVNFKNHVIQWFEVLDGLLGPYWKAVGLAFNCTFLLFGSVIQLIACASNIYYINDKLDKRTWTYIFGACCATTVFIPSFHNYRIWSFLGLGMTTYTAWYLAVAAILHGQVENVKHSGPSKLVLYFTGATNILYTFGGHAVTVEIMHAMWKPQKFKYIYLLATLYVFTLTIPSAVAVYWAFGDMLLNHSNAFSLLPKSGFRDAAVILMLVHQFITFGFACTPLYFVWEKVIGMHDTKSICLRALARLPVVIPIWFLAIIFPFFGPINSAVGSLLVSFTVYIIPSLAHMLTYRKPTARQNAAEKPPFFMPSWTAMYVLNAFIVVWVFVVGFGLGGWASMTNFIRQIDTFGLFAKCYQCPPAKPLVVAAPPPHAPHH, from the exons ATGTTGTCTCAGAAGCAAGCAGAGGAAGCAATAGTCACAAACCTCAACGAGACAGAACATGAAGTGGGAAGCACAAGGGAAGAAGAGAGGGAGCAAGACCACTCCATGTTCAGTCTCAAGAGCATCCTTTGGCATGGCGGTTCTGTTTGGGATGCATGGTTCAGCTGTGCTTCAAATCAA GTGGCTCAAGTGCTCTTGACACTCCCATACTCCTTCTCTCAACTTGGCATGCTATCAGGCATCTTGTTTCAGGTGTTCTATGGAATTATCGGAAGCTGGACTGCTTATCTAATCAGTGTCCTCTACGTTGAGTACCGAAccagaaaggaaaaggaaaacgTCAACTTCAAGAACCATGTCATTCAG TGGTTCGAAGTCCTTGATGGGTTACTTGGTCCATATTGGAAAGCAGTGGGGCTAGCCTTCAACTGTACTTTCCTCCTCTTTGGATCTGTGATACAGCTTATAGCATGTGCAAG TAACATCTATTACATAAATGACAAATTGGATAAACGGACTTGGACTTATATTTTTGGAGCTTGCTGTGCGACCACTGTGTTCATACCTTCCTTCCACAATTACCGAATCTGGTCATTTTTGGGTCTTGGAATGACCACTTACACGGCTTGGTATCTTGCTGTGGCAGCTATCCTTCATGGCCAG GTGGAAAATGTCAAACACTCGGGTCCATCAAAGCTAGTGCTATACTTCACTGGAGCCACTAACATACTCTACACCTTTGGAGGACATGCTGTGACTGT AGAGATTATGCATGCCATGTGGAAGCCCCAAAAGTTCAAGTACATCTACCTGCTGGCCACTTTGTACGTTTTTACACTAACGATTCCCTCCGCGGTTGCCGTCTATTGGGCTTTTGGTGATATGCTTCTTAACCACTCCAACGCCTTCTCTCTCCTCCCCAAGTCTGGCTTCCGTGACGCCGCCGTTATCCTCATGCTCGTTCACCAG TTCATCACATTTGGGTTTGCGTGCACTCCATTGTATTTTGTGTGGGAGAAGGTGATTGGGATGCATGACACAAAGAGCATCTGTTTGAGAGCACTTGCACGATTGCCGGTGGTGATACCGATATGGTTTTTGGCAATAATCTTTCCTTTCTTTGGTCCCATAAATTCAGCTGTTGGATCTCTGCTCGTTAGTTTCACTGTCTACATCATCCCTTCCTTAGCCCATATGCTCACTTACAGAAAACCCACTGCCAGACAG AATGCTGCAGAGAAGCCTCCTTTCTTCATGCCAAGTTGGACTGCAATGTATGTATTGAATGCATTCATTGTTGTATGGGTTTTTGTTGTTGGATTTGGGCTTGGAGGATGGGCCAGCATGACAAACTTCATAAGGCAAATTGATACATTTGGGCTTTTTGCTAAGTGCTACCAGTGCCCTCCTGCAAAACCACTTGTTGTGGCAGCACCACCCCCTCATGCTCCTCATCATTAG
- the LOC106773366 gene encoding protein NRT1/ PTR FAMILY 5.7 isoform X1 gives MALKENGPEINFSFALMKNLLHQLRHLFFNSKTHLLCIGALSASYTIVEFSVVSTMMDYWKYSEVEEDLRKAAVLTNLQDGLSSVLSIFASLISESYTGPLTMITICAAAAIQGLMLLWTSANSVSGALYAAILFLALGKSGQTLLGSFLKNKVEEILEEREKSEIKDGSTEKQNGQDLVRTILTNTWLLVPLVVGYVVIVFADFANQDYYYLFRSSAILMGGCYLLFLFGRTKYSHEQLLDESNLGKIFRICKAACGRRRSDYPTSPNCYYWKGNVRTNLCYDHGKGLRLKPRVPRLFRWLDKAAILNQKDSIYPEVSPDTQERNGKVCTVEDVREVKSFVPMIYLCFTFFAYSLLVATGNTFFVAQASNMKPTKGYDISRLFLIKTGMRKVSQFIFFWIVTGLRSMRTAGFTSKRFTVTTSIISIGFGMVCAVICCVVAWKVELQRLSLTKYGQEELKSPTRALVPQFILLGMTEALVEGGLKLLYVAHVEKALWSFTDSYIELLNGIGKLLFFPLVVTFSGSWFKESIDTSHVDRFYLMLGILNAALLQIFAYYSFKYTYNEISPEDDHADQPEACNQEKQSTGSSLVGKSMMMGICCCGLRNFFSMILVPSMRVRRTPLNVVVWEATGRP, from the exons ATGGCGCTGAAAGAAAACGGTCCAGAAATAAACTTCTCATTCGCTCTAATGAAGAATTTGTTGCATCAACTCCGTCATCTATTCTTCAACTCTAAGACCCATCTACTCTGCATCGGCG CTTTGTCTGCAAGCTACACCATTGTGGAATTCTCGGTGGTGTCTACTATGATGGATTACTGGAAATATTCAGAGGTGGAGGAGGATCTACGAAAAGCTGCTGTCTTAACAAATCTACAAGATGGTCTATCGTCTGTCCTTTCCATTTTTGCTTCTTTAATCTCCGAATCATATACGGGTCCCTTGACTATGATCACAATTTGCGCTGCAGCTGCCATCCAG GGTTTAATGCTACTATGGACATCGGCTAATTCAGTGTCTGGTGCGCTATATGCAGCCATATTGTTTCTTGCATTAGGGAAAAGTGGCCAAACGCTTTTAGgaagttttcttaaaaataaagtggAAGAGAtacttgaagaaagagaaaaaagtgaaataaaggATGGAAgcacagaaaaacaaaatgggCAAGACCTCGTACGTACAATTCTTACAAATACGTGGTTGTTAGTTCCGTTGGTTGTTGGATACGTGGTAATAGTGTTTGCTGACTTTGCCAATCAAGATTACTATTATCTTTTCAGATCCTCTGCAATTCTCATGGGAGGGTGCTATCTTTTGTTCCTCTTTGGTAGGACGAAGTATAGTCACGAACAATTACTTGATGAAAGCAATCTAGGGAAGATCTTTAGAATCTGCAAAGCAGCTTGTGGAAGACGAAGATCAGATTATCCAACGTCTCCGAATTGCTATTACTGGAAGGGTAATGTGCGGACCAATTTATGTTATGACCACGGTAAAGGACTGAGATTAAAGCCACGAGTTCCACGGCTATTCAGGTGGTTGGACAAAGCAGCTATACTGAATCAAAAAGATTCTATATATCCTGAGGTGAGTCCTGACACGCAAGAAAGGAATGGGAAGGTTTGCACAGTAGAGGACGTGAGGGAAGTGAAGAGCTTTGTTCCTATGATATACCTCTGCTTTACCTTCTTTGCTTACAGTTTACTCGTGGCTACTGGGAACACTTTTTTTGTTGCTCAAGCAAGCAATATGAAACCTACCAAAGGTTATGATATCTCTAGACTCTTTTTGATCAAAACCGGCATGAGAAAAGTGTCGCAATTCATCTTCTTTTGGATCGTGACTGGCTTGCGTAGTATGAGAACTGCAGGCTTTACGTCGAAAAGATTCACAGTAACGACTTCGATTATAAGCATTGGTTTTGGCATGGTGTGTGCCGTAATTTGCTGCGTCGTAGCGTGGAAAGTCGAGTTACAGAGATTGTCATTGACAAAATATGGACAGGAAGAACTGAAAAGCCCAACCAGAGCCTTAGTTCCGCAGTTTATATTGTTGGGAATGACGGAGGCACTTGTTGAGGGGGGTTTAAAGCTTTTATATGTTGCCCACGTAGAAAAAGCACTGTGGAGTTTTACTGATTCGTATATTGAATTACTGAATGGTATTGGCAAACTCCTATTTTTTCCACTGGTCGTAACTTTCAGTGGCAGCTGGTTCAAGGAGAGTATCGATACTTCCCATGTAGACAGATTCTATCTCATGTTGGGAATATTGAACGCTGCCCTGCTTCAAATTTTTGCGTACTACTCTTTCAAATACACATACAACGAGATATCTCCCGAGGATGACCATGCTGATCAACCAGAGGCTTGCAATCaag AGAAGCAGTCTACTGGTAGCTCATTGGTAGGGAAATCGATGATGATGGGCATCTGCTGCTGCGGGCTAAGGAACTTCTTTAGCATGATATTGGTACCCTCGATGAGAGTGAGGAGGACGCCGCTGAATGTGGTAGTGTGGGAGGCGACGGGGAGACCTTAG
- the LOC106773366 gene encoding protein NRT1/ PTR FAMILY 5.7 isoform X2, which translates to MALKENGPEINFSFALMKNLLHQLRHLFFNSKTHLLCIGALSASYTIVEFSVVSTMMDYWKYSEVEEDLRKAAVLTNLQDGLSSVLSIFASLISESYTGPLTMITICAAAAIQGLMLLWTSANSVSGALYAAILFLALGKSGQTLLGSFLKNKVEEILEEREKSEIKDGSTEKQNGQDLVRTILTNTWLLVPLVVGYVVIVFADFANQDYYYLFRSSAILMGGCYLLFLFGRTKYSHEQLLDESNLGKIFRICKAACGRRRSDYPTSPNCYYWKGNVRTNLCYDHGKGLRLKPRVPRLFRWLDKAAILNQKDSIYPEVSPDTQERNGKVCTVEDVREVKSFVPMIYLCFTFFAYSLLVATGNTFFVAQASNMKPTKGYDISRLFLIKTGMRKVSQFIFFWIVTGLRSMRTAGFTSKRFTVTTSIISIGFGMVCAVICCVVAWKVELQRLSLTKYGQEELKSPTRALVPQFILLGMTEALVEGGLKLLYVAHVEKALWSFTDSYIELLNGIGKLLFFPLVVTFSGSWFKESIDTSHVDRFYLMLGILNAALLQIFAYYSFKYTYNEISPEDDHADQPEACNQVFDEENFEDHVKVNVEENKEDQVEENVDDDKENCHSTLFCIMNNISDHF; encoded by the exons ATGGCGCTGAAAGAAAACGGTCCAGAAATAAACTTCTCATTCGCTCTAATGAAGAATTTGTTGCATCAACTCCGTCATCTATTCTTCAACTCTAAGACCCATCTACTCTGCATCGGCG CTTTGTCTGCAAGCTACACCATTGTGGAATTCTCGGTGGTGTCTACTATGATGGATTACTGGAAATATTCAGAGGTGGAGGAGGATCTACGAAAAGCTGCTGTCTTAACAAATCTACAAGATGGTCTATCGTCTGTCCTTTCCATTTTTGCTTCTTTAATCTCCGAATCATATACGGGTCCCTTGACTATGATCACAATTTGCGCTGCAGCTGCCATCCAG GGTTTAATGCTACTATGGACATCGGCTAATTCAGTGTCTGGTGCGCTATATGCAGCCATATTGTTTCTTGCATTAGGGAAAAGTGGCCAAACGCTTTTAGgaagttttcttaaaaataaagtggAAGAGAtacttgaagaaagagaaaaaagtgaaataaaggATGGAAgcacagaaaaacaaaatgggCAAGACCTCGTACGTACAATTCTTACAAATACGTGGTTGTTAGTTCCGTTGGTTGTTGGATACGTGGTAATAGTGTTTGCTGACTTTGCCAATCAAGATTACTATTATCTTTTCAGATCCTCTGCAATTCTCATGGGAGGGTGCTATCTTTTGTTCCTCTTTGGTAGGACGAAGTATAGTCACGAACAATTACTTGATGAAAGCAATCTAGGGAAGATCTTTAGAATCTGCAAAGCAGCTTGTGGAAGACGAAGATCAGATTATCCAACGTCTCCGAATTGCTATTACTGGAAGGGTAATGTGCGGACCAATTTATGTTATGACCACGGTAAAGGACTGAGATTAAAGCCACGAGTTCCACGGCTATTCAGGTGGTTGGACAAAGCAGCTATACTGAATCAAAAAGATTCTATATATCCTGAGGTGAGTCCTGACACGCAAGAAAGGAATGGGAAGGTTTGCACAGTAGAGGACGTGAGGGAAGTGAAGAGCTTTGTTCCTATGATATACCTCTGCTTTACCTTCTTTGCTTACAGTTTACTCGTGGCTACTGGGAACACTTTTTTTGTTGCTCAAGCAAGCAATATGAAACCTACCAAAGGTTATGATATCTCTAGACTCTTTTTGATCAAAACCGGCATGAGAAAAGTGTCGCAATTCATCTTCTTTTGGATCGTGACTGGCTTGCGTAGTATGAGAACTGCAGGCTTTACGTCGAAAAGATTCACAGTAACGACTTCGATTATAAGCATTGGTTTTGGCATGGTGTGTGCCGTAATTTGCTGCGTCGTAGCGTGGAAAGTCGAGTTACAGAGATTGTCATTGACAAAATATGGACAGGAAGAACTGAAAAGCCCAACCAGAGCCTTAGTTCCGCAGTTTATATTGTTGGGAATGACGGAGGCACTTGTTGAGGGGGGTTTAAAGCTTTTATATGTTGCCCACGTAGAAAAAGCACTGTGGAGTTTTACTGATTCGTATATTGAATTACTGAATGGTATTGGCAAACTCCTATTTTTTCCACTGGTCGTAACTTTCAGTGGCAGCTGGTTCAAGGAGAGTATCGATACTTCCCATGTAGACAGATTCTATCTCATGTTGGGAATATTGAACGCTGCCCTGCTTCAAATTTTTGCGTACTACTCTTTCAAATACACATACAACGAGATATCTCCCGAGGATGACCATGCTGATCAACCAGAGGCTTGCAATCaag TATTTGATGAAGAAAACTTTGAAGACCATGTTAAAGTAAAtgttgaagaaaacaaagaagacCAGGTTGAAGAAAATGTTGACGATGATAAAGAAAACTGTCATTCAACACTGTTTTGTATTATGAATAATATCTCTGATCATTTTTGA